The following coding sequences are from one Augochlora pura isolate Apur16 chromosome 6, APUR_v2.2.1, whole genome shotgun sequence window:
- the Pod1 gene encoding coronin isoform X1 has product MAWRFKASKYKNAAPIVPKPEACIRDISVGSYQTYGNNIAASAAFMAFNVDHNGSSLAVLPLEDCGRKSKTMPLLHAHADTVTDMDFSPFHDGLLATGSQDCLVKLWHIPETGLEESLCNPECTFSHRQRRVEAVCWHPAAEHLLTTVSYTNLSLWDVISQQELFSNNEHAEVIQSLSWKQDGVLLATSCKDKQVRIIDPRAASCIVNSCSSHQNIKDSRIVWLNNSDRILTTGFDAARLRQVYIRDLRHLSEPVKTLELDCSTGILMPLFDPDTNMLFLAGKGDTTIMYMEVMDKDPFLVEGIRHSGEQTKGVCLVPKRALNVMQAEVNRLLQLTSNMVIPIMYQVPRKTYRDFHADIYPDTTGCTAQNNAAAWIKGHNMPVPKISLDPAKRNKGEESITVHKGNLTTLKENEREIKVESQNQPKPASITVPKAYAKGQGIIDKETSPENELEKLEESRKTETEEDKSKVQNGGQTVPPKPLPRTSRTNSISEDEPKPVARPRSSPNPGSVVTSVNPNAIGGYKPRLGPKPFQAKSGSQEFSFDKIFSVPIAPNSDTNGYQNDINSQIENNVEPEKSPPYNERMKETENGKSDTSSLEEDANSSDSGYKPKTPSTAERRRVFEIKVKDESPENEDLGSFERGNANRNSIAERRRLYESRSVSVTDGNLAEKAMGSPTMLRRRDSFKTKSEVIKEDEVKKVIPMLRQQSMDPRLEKIDNATPTAKRTSTVFGRVSKFRHLKGTPGHKSTHIENIRNISRQISGECDGFHANPDRVAVPLSGPGGKIAVLELKKTGRLPDGVMPALVHGTTVMDFQWNPFDNQRLAVACDDGMIRLWEIPESGLSEPTNEPKHMIKAHTDKIYLIKFHPLALDVLASASYDMTVKIWDLSSLSLSETAVAKITLIGHTDQIFSLAWSPCGQYLASACKDGKLRIYKPRCGDSPIKSGKGPVGTRGARVVWALKGQFLVVMGFDKVSERQIYVFKADNLNNPLTTVGLDVSPAILMPFYDADSSTLFLTGRGDTTIYAFEVTEEPPYCCPLSHHRCSSLHQGLSFLPKNKCDVASVEFASALRLTNNTIEPLSFTVPRIKSELFQDDLFPPTKVTWKHTMTATEWFSGVNKQASRISLKPPGMDNLTENQGQGVVTAPIAAKHSATPFSVSAQPFARLGWNPDVKAKQEELQKAMSNFVGDVIQCSLEQDHMEGVEEHEWDE; this is encoded by the exons ATGGCTTGGCGTTTCAAAGcatctaaatataaaaatgcagcTCCAATTGTACCCAAACCAGAAGCTTGTATTCGGGATATATCAGTCGGCTCTTATCAGACCTATGGGAATAACATTGCTGCATCTGCCGCTTTCATGGCATTCAATGTAGATCATAATG GATCTAGTCTTGCTGTCTTACCATTGGAAGATTGCGGTAGAAAAAGCAAAACTATGCCATTACTTCATGCTCATGCCGATACAGTCACCGACATGGATTTCTCTCCATTTCACGATGGTTTATTAGCTACTGGATCTCAAGACTGTCTT gTGAAACTGTGGCATATTCCGGAAACTGGATTGGAAGAATCTCTATGCAACCCCGAATGTACATTTTCCCATCGTCAGAGAAGAGTGGAAGCAGTATGTTGGCACCCTGCAGCCGAACACCTTCTCACAACAGTGTCATACACGAACTTGTCTTTGTGGGATGTGATTTCACAACAAGAACTATTCT CCAATAATGAACACGCAGAAGTCATCCAATCTCTAAGTTGGAAACAAGATGGTGTACTTTTAGCAACGTCGTGCAAAGACAAGCAAGTGAGAATCATAGATCCCCGAGCCGCTTCTTGTATCGTTAATTCGTGCTCAAGTCATCAGAATATCAAAGATTCCCGAATTGTTTGGCTGAACAATAGCGACAGGATACTAACCACAGGATTCGACGCGGCGAGACTTAGGCAGGTTTACATAAGAGATTTAAGGCATCTGAGCGAACCTGTGAAAACGTTGGAATTAGATTGCAGTACCGG AATCCTAATGCCCCTATTTGATCCTGACACAAACATGCTTTTCCTTGCTGGAAAGGGAGATACTACTATTATGTACATGGAAGTAATGGATAAAGATCCATTCTTAGTGGAAGGAATTCGTCATAGTGGAGAACAAACTAAAGGAGTATGTTTGGTGCCGAAACGAGCGCTAAACGTTATGCAAGCAGAAGTTAATAGATTATTGCAGCTTACTTCCAACATGGTGATTCCTATCATGTATCAGGTTCCAAGGAAA ACCTACAGAGACTTCCATGCGGACATATATCCTGATACAACAGGATGCACTGCTCAGAACAATGCAGCAGCTTGGATAAAGGGCCATAATATGCCTGTCCCGAAAATATCATTAGATCCTGCAAAAAGAAATAAGGGTGAAGAATCTATTACT GTACACAAGGGAAACTTAACTACCTTGAAAGAGAATGAGCGAGAAATAAAAGTGGAATCGCAGAACCAACCAAAGCCCGCATCGATCACCGTGCCGAAAGCTTATGCGAAAGGTCAAGGAATAATCGACAAGGAAACGTCGCCGGAAAATGAACTGGAAAAGCTAGAAGAATCGAGGAAAACGGAGACCGAAGAAGATAAGAGCAAGGTTCAAAACGGAGGCCAAACTGTCCCACCGAAGCCTTTGCCGAGAACATCTCGAACTAATAGCATTTCCGAGGATGAACCGAAGCCAGTCGCACGGCCACGTTCTTCTCCGAATCCGGGCTCAGTAGTTACATCTGTAAATCCTAATGCGATTGGGGGATACAAG CCTCGACTTGGACCAAAGCCGTTCCAAGCAAAATCAGGTAGTCAAGAATTCTCCTTCGATAAGATCTTCTCAGTGCCCATCGCGCCAAATAGCGACACCAACGGTTATCAAAACGATATAAACAGTCAGATAGAGAACAACGTGGAACCGGAGAAGTCCCCGCCTTATAACGAACGCATGAAAGAAACTGAGAATGGAAAGAGCGATACTAGTTCTCTCGAAGAAGACGCGAACTCGAGCGATTCAGGCTACAAGCCTAAAACGCCGAGTACTGCGGAAAGACGTAGAGTCTTCGAAATCAAAGTCAAAGACGAGTCACCCGAGAACGAAGATTTAGGCAGTTTCGAACGAGGTAATGCCAACAGGAATTCCATTGCTGAGAGACGTCGTCTATACGAAAGTCGTTCTGTTTCTGTGACTGACGGCAATTTGGCAGAGAAAGCAATGGGCTCGCCTACAATGTTAAGACGTAGAGATTCTTTCAAAACAAAGAGCGAAGTAATCAAAGAAGATGAAGTCAAGAAAGTTATACCCATGCTGCGCCAGCAGAGCATGGATCCCAGGCTGGAGAAAATAGATAATGCGACCCCAACTGCTAAACGAACGTCAACTGTATTTG GTAGAGTATCAAAGTTTCGACATTTGAAAGGTACACCTGGACACAAGTCTACGCACATAGAAAACATAAGGAACATTAGCAGGCAAATATCTGGAGAATGCGACGGTTTTCATG CTAATCCAGACCGTGTCGCTGTGCCATTAAGTGGTCCAGGTGGAAAGATAGCAGTTTTAGAACTGAAGAAAACTGGTAGGCTACCTGACGGCGTAATGCCAGCTTTGGTACATGGTACCACGGTTATGGATTTCCAATGGAATCCATTCGATAATCAACGACTCGCAGTTG CCTGCGACGATGGAATGATTCGACTGTGGGAGATCCCAGAGTCTGGATTATCGGAACCAACAAACGAACCAAAACACATGATAAAAGCTCATAccgacaaaatatatttaattaaatttcatccaTTAGCATTGGACGTTCTAGCATCGGCATCCTATGATATGACCGTGAAAATTTGGGACTTGTCATCGCTTTCACTGAGTGAGACGGCTGTTGCAAAGATAACATTGATCGGTCATACCGATCAAATTTTCAGTTTAGCATGGTCGCCTTGCGGCCAGTATTTGGCCAGTGCGTGCAAGGATGGAAAATTGCGAATTTATAAGCCAAGATGTGGCGATTCACCAATAAAATCTGGAAAAGGGCCAGTTGGTACGAGAGGTGCACGAGTAGTTTGGGCGTTGAAGGGACAGTTTCTGGTTGTGATGGGTTTCGACAA GGTATCCGAGAGGCAAATATACGTGTTTAAAGCAGATAATCTTAATAACCCATTAACCACGGTTGGGCTGGACGTATCACCAGCTATTTTAATGCCATTCTATGACGCAGACAGCTCGACCCTTTTCCTAACAGGACGc GGGGACACTACGATATATGCTTTTGAAGTAACAGAAGAACCACCCTACTGTTGCCCACTCAGTCATCATCGATGTAGTAGTTTACATCAAGGACTCTCTTTTCTTCCCAAGAATAAGTGTGATGTTGCCAGTGTAGAGTTTGCATCTGCTTTAAGATTAACAAACAATACGATAGAACCTTTAAGCTTCACGGTGCCCCGCATAAAG aGTGAACTTTTCCAAGATGATTTGTTTCCACCAACAAAAGTAACATGGAAACACACCATGACTGCAACCGAATGGTTCAGTGGTGTTAACAAACAAGCTAGCAGAATAAGTCTGAAACCGCCAGGAATGGATAACT TAACTGAAAATCAAGGCCAAGGGGTTGTGACTGCGCCAATTGCTGCAAAACATTCGGCAACTCCATTCTCTGTGTCTGCGCAGCCCTTTGCCAGACTTGGATGGAATCCTGACGTAAAAGCTAAACAGGAAGAG CTCCAGAAAGCCATGAGCAACTTTGTGGGAGACGTAATACAGTGCTCATTGGAGCAAGATCATATGGAAGGTGTAGAAGAACATGAATGG gaCGAGTGA
- the Pod1 gene encoding coronin isoform X2 — protein MAWRFKASKYKNAAPIVPKPEACIRDISVGSYQTYGNNIAASAAFMAFNVDHNGSSLAVLPLEDCGRKSKTMPLLHAHADTVTDMDFSPFHDGLLATGSQDCLVKLWHIPETGLEESLCNPECTFSHRQRRVEAVCWHPAAEHLLTTVSYTNLSLWDVISQQELFSNNEHAEVIQSLSWKQDGVLLATSCKDKQVRIIDPRAASCIVNSCSSHQNIKDSRIVWLNNSDRILTTGFDAARLRQVYIRDLRHLSEPVKTLELDCSTGILMPLFDPDTNMLFLAGKGDTTIMYMEVMDKDPFLVEGIRHSGEQTKGVCLVPKRALNVMQAEVNRLLQLTSNMVIPIMYQVPRKTYRDFHADIYPDTTGCTAQNNAAAWIKGHNMPVPKISLDPAKRNKGEESITPRLGPKPFQAKSGSQEFSFDKIFSVPIAPNSDTNGYQNDINSQIENNVEPEKSPPYNERMKETENGKSDTSSLEEDANSSDSGYKPKTPSTAERRRVFEIKVKDESPENEDLGSFERGNANRNSIAERRRLYESRSVSVTDGNLAEKAMGSPTMLRRRDSFKTKSEVIKEDEVKKVIPMLRQQSMDPRLEKIDNATPTAKRTSTVFGRVSKFRHLKGTPGHKSTHIENIRNISRQISGECDGFHANPDRVAVPLSGPGGKIAVLELKKTGRLPDGVMPALVHGTTVMDFQWNPFDNQRLAVACDDGMIRLWEIPESGLSEPTNEPKHMIKAHTDKIYLIKFHPLALDVLASASYDMTVKIWDLSSLSLSETAVAKITLIGHTDQIFSLAWSPCGQYLASACKDGKLRIYKPRCGDSPIKSGKGPVGTRGARVVWALKGQFLVVMGFDKVSERQIYVFKADNLNNPLTTVGLDVSPAILMPFYDADSSTLFLTGRGDTTIYAFEVTEEPPYCCPLSHHRCSSLHQGLSFLPKNKCDVASVEFASALRLTNNTIEPLSFTVPRIKSELFQDDLFPPTKVTWKHTMTATEWFSGVNKQASRISLKPPGMDNLTENQGQGVVTAPIAAKHSATPFSVSAQPFARLGWNPDVKAKQEELQKAMSNFVGDVIQCSLEQDHMEGVEEHEWDE, from the exons ATGGCTTGGCGTTTCAAAGcatctaaatataaaaatgcagcTCCAATTGTACCCAAACCAGAAGCTTGTATTCGGGATATATCAGTCGGCTCTTATCAGACCTATGGGAATAACATTGCTGCATCTGCCGCTTTCATGGCATTCAATGTAGATCATAATG GATCTAGTCTTGCTGTCTTACCATTGGAAGATTGCGGTAGAAAAAGCAAAACTATGCCATTACTTCATGCTCATGCCGATACAGTCACCGACATGGATTTCTCTCCATTTCACGATGGTTTATTAGCTACTGGATCTCAAGACTGTCTT gTGAAACTGTGGCATATTCCGGAAACTGGATTGGAAGAATCTCTATGCAACCCCGAATGTACATTTTCCCATCGTCAGAGAAGAGTGGAAGCAGTATGTTGGCACCCTGCAGCCGAACACCTTCTCACAACAGTGTCATACACGAACTTGTCTTTGTGGGATGTGATTTCACAACAAGAACTATTCT CCAATAATGAACACGCAGAAGTCATCCAATCTCTAAGTTGGAAACAAGATGGTGTACTTTTAGCAACGTCGTGCAAAGACAAGCAAGTGAGAATCATAGATCCCCGAGCCGCTTCTTGTATCGTTAATTCGTGCTCAAGTCATCAGAATATCAAAGATTCCCGAATTGTTTGGCTGAACAATAGCGACAGGATACTAACCACAGGATTCGACGCGGCGAGACTTAGGCAGGTTTACATAAGAGATTTAAGGCATCTGAGCGAACCTGTGAAAACGTTGGAATTAGATTGCAGTACCGG AATCCTAATGCCCCTATTTGATCCTGACACAAACATGCTTTTCCTTGCTGGAAAGGGAGATACTACTATTATGTACATGGAAGTAATGGATAAAGATCCATTCTTAGTGGAAGGAATTCGTCATAGTGGAGAACAAACTAAAGGAGTATGTTTGGTGCCGAAACGAGCGCTAAACGTTATGCAAGCAGAAGTTAATAGATTATTGCAGCTTACTTCCAACATGGTGATTCCTATCATGTATCAGGTTCCAAGGAAA ACCTACAGAGACTTCCATGCGGACATATATCCTGATACAACAGGATGCACTGCTCAGAACAATGCAGCAGCTTGGATAAAGGGCCATAATATGCCTGTCCCGAAAATATCATTAGATCCTGCAAAAAGAAATAAGGGTGAAGAATCTATTACT CCTCGACTTGGACCAAAGCCGTTCCAAGCAAAATCAGGTAGTCAAGAATTCTCCTTCGATAAGATCTTCTCAGTGCCCATCGCGCCAAATAGCGACACCAACGGTTATCAAAACGATATAAACAGTCAGATAGAGAACAACGTGGAACCGGAGAAGTCCCCGCCTTATAACGAACGCATGAAAGAAACTGAGAATGGAAAGAGCGATACTAGTTCTCTCGAAGAAGACGCGAACTCGAGCGATTCAGGCTACAAGCCTAAAACGCCGAGTACTGCGGAAAGACGTAGAGTCTTCGAAATCAAAGTCAAAGACGAGTCACCCGAGAACGAAGATTTAGGCAGTTTCGAACGAGGTAATGCCAACAGGAATTCCATTGCTGAGAGACGTCGTCTATACGAAAGTCGTTCTGTTTCTGTGACTGACGGCAATTTGGCAGAGAAAGCAATGGGCTCGCCTACAATGTTAAGACGTAGAGATTCTTTCAAAACAAAGAGCGAAGTAATCAAAGAAGATGAAGTCAAGAAAGTTATACCCATGCTGCGCCAGCAGAGCATGGATCCCAGGCTGGAGAAAATAGATAATGCGACCCCAACTGCTAAACGAACGTCAACTGTATTTG GTAGAGTATCAAAGTTTCGACATTTGAAAGGTACACCTGGACACAAGTCTACGCACATAGAAAACATAAGGAACATTAGCAGGCAAATATCTGGAGAATGCGACGGTTTTCATG CTAATCCAGACCGTGTCGCTGTGCCATTAAGTGGTCCAGGTGGAAAGATAGCAGTTTTAGAACTGAAGAAAACTGGTAGGCTACCTGACGGCGTAATGCCAGCTTTGGTACATGGTACCACGGTTATGGATTTCCAATGGAATCCATTCGATAATCAACGACTCGCAGTTG CCTGCGACGATGGAATGATTCGACTGTGGGAGATCCCAGAGTCTGGATTATCGGAACCAACAAACGAACCAAAACACATGATAAAAGCTCATAccgacaaaatatatttaattaaatttcatccaTTAGCATTGGACGTTCTAGCATCGGCATCCTATGATATGACCGTGAAAATTTGGGACTTGTCATCGCTTTCACTGAGTGAGACGGCTGTTGCAAAGATAACATTGATCGGTCATACCGATCAAATTTTCAGTTTAGCATGGTCGCCTTGCGGCCAGTATTTGGCCAGTGCGTGCAAGGATGGAAAATTGCGAATTTATAAGCCAAGATGTGGCGATTCACCAATAAAATCTGGAAAAGGGCCAGTTGGTACGAGAGGTGCACGAGTAGTTTGGGCGTTGAAGGGACAGTTTCTGGTTGTGATGGGTTTCGACAA GGTATCCGAGAGGCAAATATACGTGTTTAAAGCAGATAATCTTAATAACCCATTAACCACGGTTGGGCTGGACGTATCACCAGCTATTTTAATGCCATTCTATGACGCAGACAGCTCGACCCTTTTCCTAACAGGACGc GGGGACACTACGATATATGCTTTTGAAGTAACAGAAGAACCACCCTACTGTTGCCCACTCAGTCATCATCGATGTAGTAGTTTACATCAAGGACTCTCTTTTCTTCCCAAGAATAAGTGTGATGTTGCCAGTGTAGAGTTTGCATCTGCTTTAAGATTAACAAACAATACGATAGAACCTTTAAGCTTCACGGTGCCCCGCATAAAG aGTGAACTTTTCCAAGATGATTTGTTTCCACCAACAAAAGTAACATGGAAACACACCATGACTGCAACCGAATGGTTCAGTGGTGTTAACAAACAAGCTAGCAGAATAAGTCTGAAACCGCCAGGAATGGATAACT TAACTGAAAATCAAGGCCAAGGGGTTGTGACTGCGCCAATTGCTGCAAAACATTCGGCAACTCCATTCTCTGTGTCTGCGCAGCCCTTTGCCAGACTTGGATGGAATCCTGACGTAAAAGCTAAACAGGAAGAG CTCCAGAAAGCCATGAGCAACTTTGTGGGAGACGTAATACAGTGCTCATTGGAGCAAGATCATATGGAAGGTGTAGAAGAACATGAATGG gaCGAGTGA